A portion of the Deltaproteobacteria bacterium HGW-Deltaproteobacteria-18 genome contains these proteins:
- a CDS encoding excinuclease ABC subunit B (The UvrABC repair system catalyzes the recognition and processing of DNA lesions. The beta-hairpin of the Uvr-B subunit is inserted between the strands, where it probes for the presence of a lesion) translates to MSLFQLESEYVPRGDQPAAIDALCSGIRQGVRDQVLLGVTGSGKTFTMGHVIARLDRPALIMAPNKTLAAQLYNEFKGLFPRNAVEYFVSYYDYYQPEAYLPHSDTYIEKDSAINDDIDKLRHAATHALLTRRDVIIIASVSCIYGLGSPEYYAKMVIPVECGQHVAMETIIGRLVDVQYERNDYDLHRGTFRVRGDVLEIIPAYEHEQALRLEFFGDEIDGIYETDPLTGEILSRISKTVIYPASHYVSDRDNLIRAMVDIREELRQRLEYFQGKNMLVEAQRLEQKTQLDLEMIEELGYCNGIENYSLHLDGRMTGQPPATLIDYFPKDFLLFMDESHISVSQVGAMFKGDRSRKQTLVDYGFRLPSALDNRPLNFEEFLERIGTTVFVSATPAPWELERAQGVVVEQIIRPTGLIDPEVEVVPTSGQMDHLMEQCLARIAVDERVMVTTLTKRMAEDLTEFLQARGVRARYLHSDIDTLERVAIIQALRAGEFDVLVGINLLREGLDIPEVSLVAMLDADKEGFLRSTRSLIQTFGRAARNVKGKVLLYADTVTRSMAEAMGETQRRRERQTLYNEEHGITPQSIRKTSENTLYDLHRETKELERAAERTADYDPGPENAAREVARLSREMRKAAEMLEFEEAARLRDRIKTLEKRHGLEGSRATRS, encoded by the coding sequence ATGTCTCTTTTTCAGCTTGAATCCGAATATGTCCCGCGCGGCGACCAGCCGGCGGCCATCGACGCCCTCTGCTCGGGAATCCGGCAGGGCGTGCGCGATCAGGTCCTGCTCGGCGTGACCGGCTCGGGCAAGACCTTCACCATGGGCCACGTCATCGCAAGACTTGATCGCCCCGCCCTGATCATGGCCCCCAACAAGACCTTGGCCGCGCAGCTCTACAACGAGTTCAAGGGCCTCTTTCCCCGCAACGCCGTCGAGTATTTTGTCAGTTATTACGACTACTACCAGCCCGAAGCCTACCTGCCGCATTCCGATACCTACATCGAGAAGGATTCGGCCATCAACGACGACATCGACAAGTTGCGCCATGCCGCCACCCACGCCCTGCTGACCCGTCGCGACGTGATCATCATCGCCTCCGTGTCCTGCATCTACGGTCTGGGTTCGCCGGAGTACTACGCCAAGATGGTCATCCCGGTCGAATGCGGGCAGCACGTGGCCATGGAGACGATCATCGGGCGGCTGGTGGACGTGCAGTACGAACGCAACGACTATGACTTGCATCGCGGCACTTTTCGAGTGCGCGGGGACGTTCTTGAGATCATTCCGGCCTACGAGCACGAGCAGGCCCTGCGCCTTGAATTTTTCGGGGACGAGATCGACGGGATTTACGAGACCGATCCGCTCACGGGCGAGATCCTGTCGCGCATTTCGAAGACCGTCATCTACCCGGCCAGCCATTACGTTTCGGACCGGGACAATCTGATCCGGGCCATGGTCGACATCCGCGAGGAGTTGCGGCAGCGTCTGGAGTATTTTCAGGGCAAAAACATGCTGGTCGAGGCGCAGCGACTGGAGCAGAAGACCCAGCTCGACCTCGAGATGATCGAGGAGCTTGGTTACTGCAACGGCATCGAGAACTATTCCCTGCACCTGGATGGCCGCATGACCGGGCAGCCTCCGGCCACGCTCATCGATTATTTCCCGAAAGATTTCCTGCTCTTCATGGACGAGTCGCATATCTCGGTGTCCCAGGTCGGGGCCATGTTCAAGGGCGACCGCTCGCGCAAGCAGACCCTGGTCGACTACGGATTCCGCCTGCCCTCGGCCTTGGACAACCGGCCCCTGAACTTCGAAGAATTTCTGGAGCGCATCGGCACCACCGTCTTTGTATCGGCTACGCCCGCGCCATGGGAGTTGGAGCGGGCCCAGGGCGTGGTGGTGGAGCAGATCATCCGCCCTACGGGCCTCATCGACCCCGAGGTCGAGGTCGTGCCCACGAGCGGCCAGATGGATCATCTCATGGAGCAGTGCCTGGCGCGCATCGCCGTGGACGAGCGGGTCATGGTTACGACCCTGACCAAGCGCATGGCCGAGGACCTGACCGAATTCCTGCAGGCCCGGGGCGTGCGCGCCCGCTACCTGCATTCCGACATCGACACCCTGGAGCGGGTGGCCATCATCCAGGCCCTGCGAGCTGGGGAGTTCGACGTACTGGTCGGCATCAACCTTCTGCGCGAAGGCCTTGATATACCGGAAGTCTCTCTGGTAGCCATGCTGGATGCCGACAAGGAGGGGTTCCTGCGTTCGACCCGGTCCCTGATCCAGACTTTCGGGCGGGCCGCGCGCAACGTGAAGGGCAAGGTCCTGCTCTACGCCGACACCGTGACCCGCTCCATGGCCGAGGCCATGGGCGAGACGCAGCGGCGCAGGGAGCGGCAGACCCTCTACAACGAGGAGCACGGCATCACTCCGCAGTCCATCCGCAAGACCTCGGAGAACACTCTTTACGACCTGCACCGAGAGACCAAGGAGTTGGAACGGGCGGCAGAGCGAACGGCGGACTATGATCCCGGACCCGAGAACGCGGCCAGGGAAGTGGCCCGCCTTAGCCGTGAAATGCGCAAGGCGGCGGAAATGCTTGAATTCGAGGAGGCGGCCCGATTGCGGGACCGGATCAAGACCCTGGAGAAGCGCCACGGTCTGGAAGGTTCCAGGGCGACACGATCATGA
- a CDS encoding leucyl/phenylalanyl-tRNA--protein transferase translates to MTVFALPVQPVFPDPVHADEDGLLAVGGDLSSHRLLMAYAQGIFPWYSENSPILWWSPDPRLVLEPARIHVPKRLERILRQGRFRFTLDTVFEQVITGCADTPRCGACGTWIVPEMLAAYCRLHELGFAHSIEVWSGETLVGGLYGVALGGAFFGESMFYREPDASKAGLVTLMRALEGAGFVLFDCQQTTPHMLRFGGFEVPRGEFLFRLEMALKLQTPCGPWSLRDGALLGRGHE, encoded by the coding sequence ATGACCGTTTTTGCCCTGCCCGTTCAGCCCGTCTTTCCCGATCCGGTGCATGCCGACGAGGACGGACTGCTGGCCGTGGGCGGGGACCTCTCGTCGCACAGGCTGCTCATGGCCTATGCCCAGGGCATTTTTCCCTGGTACAGCGAGAACTCCCCCATCCTCTGGTGGAGTCCCGACCCCAGGCTTGTCCTGGAGCCCGCGCGCATTCATGTGCCCAAAAGACTCGAACGCATTTTGCGCCAGGGGCGCTTTCGCTTTACCCTGGACACGGTCTTCGAACAGGTCATCACCGGATGCGCCGATACGCCCCGCTGTGGCGCATGCGGGACCTGGATCGTGCCAGAGATGCTGGCCGCCTATTGCCGCCTGCATGAGCTGGGGTTCGCGCACAGCATCGAGGTCTGGTCCGGCGAAACCTTGGTCGGCGGTCTCTATGGCGTGGCCCTGGGCGGGGCTTTTTTCGGGGAATCCATGTTTTACCGCGAGCCCGACGCCTCCAAGGCCGGTCTGGTGACCTTGATGCGGGCCCTTGAGGGGGCAGGGTTCGTTCTTTTCGATTGCCAGCAGACAACTCCGCACATGCTCCGCTTCGGCGGATTCGAGGTGCCGCGCGGCGAATTTCTTTTCCGCCTGGAGATGGCCCTGAAGCTGCAAACTCCCTGCGGGCCCTGGAGCCTGCGTGATGGAGCCCTGCTCGGCCGGGGCCATGAATAA
- the clpA gene encoding ATP-dependent Clp protease ATP-binding subunit ClpA, producing the protein MLSKELERIIGNAVREVKLRQHEFLTLEHLLYSYTLDTHGQSLLAGCGVDLERLRKQLAQFFIDHLDVSPRPEHEIVQTVSVQRAMQRAILHIQSSGKSQVEAGDFLAAMLEEEDAFAVYYLKAQGLTRLAVIEYISHQIPDGGGSGEAETRDASKQSALEKYTVDLVARAKEGRIDPLVGRDEELKRTLQVLARRKKNNPIFVGDPGVGKTAVAEGLALKIARGEVPEQFAEARIFALDMGSLLAGTKYRGDFEARLKGVISELKAMDGAILCIDEIHTIVGAGSTSGGSMDASNILKPVLASGELRCIGSTTYEEYKNHFEKDRALSRRFQKIDIVEPTVAESEKILMGLRPYYEDFHGVKYQPSAISAAVELSARHINDRFLPDKAIDVIDEAGAIFVLSGEKKRRKFVTRRDVEEVVARMARIPSARVSASDRDRLASLEYELGSKVFGQKEAVEMLAQAIKRSRAGLGNVERPLGSFLLSGPTGVGKTELAKQLANCLDVAFVRFDMSEYMEKHAVARLIGAPPGYVGFEQGGLLTDAIRKTPHCVLLLDEIEKAHMDMFSILLQVMDHATLTDNNGRKSDFRNVILLMTSNAGAREMSGNAIGFKAGAEEDRGLRGLAAIEKLFSPEFRNRLDAIIPFHSLTQDIMEKIVDKFMGELGVQLAAKNVTLDLSPEARSWLAKKGFDPAFGARPLGRLIQKEIKDELAGKILFGELASGGSVRIGLTGSGELDFIFSLK; encoded by the coding sequence ATGCTGAGTAAGGAGCTTGAAAGAATCATTGGTAATGCCGTGCGTGAGGTCAAACTCCGCCAGCACGAGTTTTTGACCCTCGAGCATTTGCTGTACAGCTATACGCTCGACACCCACGGTCAAAGCCTGCTTGCCGGTTGCGGCGTAGATCTGGAGCGCCTGCGCAAGCAGCTGGCTCAATTTTTCATCGATCATCTTGATGTAAGTCCCCGTCCCGAGCACGAGATCGTGCAGACGGTCAGCGTGCAGCGGGCCATGCAACGGGCCATCCTGCACATCCAGTCTTCGGGCAAGTCCCAGGTCGAGGCAGGGGATTTCCTGGCCGCCATGCTCGAAGAGGAAGACGCCTTTGCCGTCTATTACCTCAAGGCCCAGGGCCTGACGCGGCTGGCGGTGATCGAGTACATTTCCCATCAGATTCCCGATGGCGGTGGCAGCGGCGAAGCCGAGACCAGGGATGCCTCCAAGCAGAGCGCCCTGGAGAAATATACCGTGGATCTGGTGGCCAGGGCGAAGGAAGGCAGGATCGATCCTCTGGTCGGCCGTGACGAGGAGCTCAAGCGCACTCTGCAGGTTCTGGCCCGGCGCAAAAAAAACAATCCCATCTTCGTCGGCGACCCCGGCGTGGGCAAGACCGCCGTGGCCGAGGGGCTGGCCCTCAAGATCGCCCGCGGCGAGGTGCCGGAGCAGTTTGCCGAAGCCCGAATTTTCGCCCTGGACATGGGCAGTCTGCTGGCTGGAACCAAATATCGTGGCGACTTCGAGGCCCGCCTCAAGGGGGTCATCTCCGAACTCAAGGCCATGGACGGGGCCATCCTGTGCATCGACGAGATCCACACCATCGTCGGCGCGGGCTCGACCAGCGGCGGATCCATGGACGCTTCCAATATCCTGAAGCCCGTGCTGGCCTCGGGCGAACTGCGCTGCATCGGCTCCACCACCTACGAGGAATACAAGAATCATTTCGAGAAGGACCGGGCCCTGTCCCGGCGCTTCCAGAAAATCGACATCGTCGAGCCCACCGTGGCCGAGAGCGAAAAGATTCTCATGGGTCTTCGGCCCTATTACGAGGATTTTCACGGAGTGAAATACCAGCCTTCGGCCATTTCCGCCGCCGTGGAGCTTTCGGCCAGGCACATCAACGATCGTTTCCTGCCGGACAAGGCCATAGATGTCATCGACGAGGCCGGAGCCATCTTTGTTCTCTCCGGGGAAAAGAAGCGGCGAAAATTCGTGACCCGGCGCGACGTCGAGGAAGTGGTGGCGCGCATGGCCCGTATCCCCAGCGCCCGCGTCAGCGCCTCGGACCGTGACCGTCTGGCCAGCCTCGAATACGAGCTCGGCTCCAAGGTGTTCGGTCAGAAGGAGGCTGTGGAGATGCTGGCCCAGGCCATCAAGCGCTCCCGCGCTGGCCTGGGCAATGTCGAGCGGCCCCTGGGCTCCTTCCTGTTGAGCGGCCCCACGGGCGTGGGCAAGACGGAGCTTGCCAAGCAGCTTGCGAACTGTCTGGATGTGGCCTTCGTGCGCTTCGACATGAGCGAATACATGGAGAAGCACGCCGTGGCCCGGCTCATCGGAGCGCCTCCCGGCTATGTCGGCTTCGAACAGGGCGGCCTGCTGACCGACGCCATCCGCAAGACCCCGCACTGCGTGCTCCTGCTGGACGAGATTGAGAAGGCGCACATGGACATGTTCTCCATCCTGCTGCAGGTCATGGACCACGCCACCCTGACGGACAACAACGGCCGCAAGTCCGATTTCCGCAACGTGATCCTGCTCATGACCTCCAATGCGGGCGCCCGCGAGATGAGCGGCAACGCCATCGGCTTCAAGGCCGGAGCCGAGGAGGACAGAGGGCTGCGCGGGCTGGCCGCCATCGAGAAGCTCTTCAGCCCGGAATTCCGCAACCGACTCGATGCCATCATCCCGTTCCATTCCCTGACCCAGGACATCATGGAAAAGATCGTGGACAAGTTCATGGGCGAACTGGGTGTCCAACTCGCGGCCAAGAACGTGACCCTGGATCTTTCGCCCGAGGCCCGTTCCTGGCTGGCCAAGAAGGGCTTTGACCCAGCTTTCGGGGCCAGGCCGCTGGGAAGGCTCATCCAGAAGGAAATAAAGGACGAACTGGCAGGCAAGATTCTTTTCGGAGAACTCGCCAGCGGCGGAAGCGTGCGTATCGGACTGACTGGGAGCGGGGAACTGGATTTCATCTTCTCCCTCAAGTGA
- a CDS encoding ATP-dependent Clp protease adaptor ClpS yields the protein MTEPFEVPGSDPDIMVEDQLQEPRQFKVLLHNDDYTSMDFVVEVLMNVFGKSESESFAIMMSVHEKGIGLCGIYTAEVAETKVQLVHQMAKARSFPLRCSMEEV from the coding sequence ATGACCGAACCATTTGAGGTTCCGGGTTCCGATCCCGACATCATGGTCGAGGACCAGCTGCAGGAGCCCAGGCAGTTCAAGGTGTTGCTGCATAACGACGATTATACGTCCATGGATTTTGTCGTGGAAGTGCTTATGAATGTTTTTGGCAAATCCGAATCCGAGTCGTTTGCCATCATGATGAGTGTTCACGAGAAAGGGATTGGCCTGTGCGGAATCTACACGGCCGAGGTCGCGGAGACAAAGGTGCAGCTTGTGCATCAGATGGCCAAAGCCCGGTCTTTTCCCCTGCGCTGCTCCATGGAAGAGGTGTAA